A single genomic interval of Solimonas sp. K1W22B-7 harbors:
- a CDS encoding ankyrin repeat domain-containing protein, with protein MKKFPRLFAIYLILGFSFWGCSSDANRTLVTASGDGDVEKIQELLRNGADVNFHLFDSGITPLMAASKRGNIAAIEALLVAGADINATDHDVGTALYWAAFEGQLESMNILLKRGARLRCKKESTLYLLKIIRAKGRDDVLRLVLAHLRKECPEQK; from the coding sequence ATGAAAAAATTTCCGCGTCTTTTTGCAATTTATTTGATACTAGGATTCTCTTTTTGGGGATGTTCCTCGGATGCAAATAGAACACTCGTTACCGCCTCAGGCGATGGAGACGTGGAAAAAATTCAGGAACTTTTGCGGAATGGTGCCGATGTAAATTTTCACTTGTTCGATTCTGGCATTACTCCTCTTATGGCGGCATCAAAAAGAGGGAACATAGCCGCGATTGAAGCGCTTCTTGTAGCAGGCGCAGATATAAACGCCACGGACCATGACGTGGGTACGGCATTGTATTGGGCTGCATTTGAAGGACAGCTGGAATCAATGAACATTCTGCTCAAACGCGGCGCGAGGTTAAGGTGTAAAAAAGAGTCAACGCTATATTTGTTGAAAATTATCCGTGCAAAGGGACGGGACGATGTGCTGCGGCTAGTGTTAGCGCATCTGAGGAAAGAGTGTCCAGAACAAAAGTAG